A region of the Peredibacter starrii genome:
GACTTTCATGCTTCAACCTTTTTACCTGAGATCACGTGCCATTTTAAATATTCGCTGAAGGCATGCATGACCATCAAGTGAACAATTGCTTGCGAGTAACGATAAATATACCAAGGCAGGGCCGGCCTGAATTCATGGAGTGCCGCCATTACATAGCGACGATTTAAAACCTCACGAAACTCTAGTCGTCCGCGATCTTGAATGCCAGAAAGAAGTCCTCCTACAACGTAAAGTAATTGTCTGTCGGAAGAGCTTCGCTCATGACTTCTTTCTAGAATGAGGATCTTAATTGAAGGATCAAAAAAATAGAATGTACAACGATCCCCTTCCAACTGAACTTTAATAAGCGTTGAAAAAAAAGTCGGAAGCCAACTGAAGTATTCACTCGCTACCCATTCCGCATTTCTTCCTGGTGGAAGAACCAATCTTTGAATTGAGCGAACGTCTTTTTCAACCGGCCGGTATCCTTTGAAATCACCTTTATTACTTGTGACTAAAGCGCTTTTAAGTGCTTCATCAAGACTCGTTTGCAGATCCTCTTTATAGGGCCAAGACTGCATTGGATTAGGTAGCATTTCATGGCGCAGACTCAAAACAAGGGGGTAAACGAGATTCTTCGGGACCCTCGTAACGAGAGTCACCCAAAAACGAGAAAGCACTAGTGGAATAATGTTCAAAGTAAAGACTTTGGTACTCTTACGAATGATCTTTGCCGTTCGGACAATGAGGTCCTGATAAGTCAAAAGCTCAGGCCCCGCAACGTCATAAATTTGTCCTTGAACTTTTTCATCCACGAGGCATTTATGAAGTACAGTCACGACATCCTGAAGACTCACCGGCTGAGATCGAGTTTTGGTCCAGGTCGGACAAACCATCACAGGCAAACGTTCAACTAATCTTTCAAGAATCGTAAATGATGAACCGTTAGGTCCTATGATTAGACCAGCACGAAGAACCGTTGTTTTAATCTTTGATTCGCGAAGTGTTGTCTCAACTTCTAAACGACTCCTTAAATGCCAGGAAAGCTCCTCACCCTCCGGGATCATTCCTCCCAGATAAACGATATGCCGTAATTTGTGGAATCTTCCTGCACGGATAAAGTTGTCCGCCATGATAAGATCAAAATCATAGAAGGTTCCTTGCGACAATGAAGCGGAAGGAAGCATTGAGTGAACCAGGTAATAAGCGCTCTCGCATCCCTCCATGGCCACTGTAATATCTTTTAAGGAAAAGAGATCACACTTCTTCCACTGAAGACGCGGGTGATGAGACTCACGTACTCCACGAGAGAGCCCTACAATCTCAACATCTTCTGATTTTAGTAACCGGTCTATTAACGCACGTCCAATAAATCCACTGGCACCTGCGATAAGGATTTTTCTCATACAAATCCCTGTGAATGTTTTTACGAGTGTAGCATAATGTCCGTATGATCTTAATGAGAATCTTACCAGGGGTTTTGAAAGAGTTAGCGAAACACGTTCCTACCGTGCTTTTTCAAACCGTTGAGTGGAATGAACTTGCTCACGAGCTGCCCAAAATTTCCCGACGCATAATTCAAAAAGAAGGTTACTCCGAGTTACTCGCAAAGCAAAAAGAGATGCTGGCGCCACTCGGTATTTTTGTGAGTGAAGAAGCAGTCAATGGAACTCTCAACATGAACAAAGAGGCCGGGATAAAATGGCTTACTTTGTATTTCGCGCAGATTTTTTCAGAAGATGGTTTCTTCTTAGATATTCGCTCCCATCACTTCAAAAGTGATGGAGATAATCTGATCTGGCACCCTTCTCCACTTTGGACCAGATTCGACGAGACCTTCAGACAAGGTGTGCTCAAAGTTTATGAAGGCTTCTACACAGACAATAATGACCTCTATTTTGAAGGTCTGAAAATGATTGGCCTCATTCAACCTGATTGGTCATCTGAGGACAAAAACAAATTGGCAGAACTCTTCCGTTCACAATTTGGCTCAGCTTTAACTGAAGAAATGAATTTTGATTTGGATCACTTTAAGACTTCTATCATTAAGCTTTCTGATTTTATGCTGAAGAAGAAAGTCAAAATCCCCAAGGATTTTTTATATCTGGGCATTTATCTCGTGACTCTCTACTCAAGTCTTGAAGAGACTCATTCAAAGCTTCCCGTAAGAGACATTTACCTCAAGGTCAGAGACCTAAAAGCTTCTTCGCCTCAGTAAAATCATGAATGATGAGACTTGTTTTGCCTTCTAACTCATAGGCCTCATGAGAAGTGGCCACACCAACAATCGTGCAACCTGCTCTTTCACCGGATTCAAGTCCCGCGAGTGAATCTTCAAAGACCACACACTCTTTCGCTTCTAGTCCAAGCTTCGCACAACAAAGCTGATAAACCTCAGGATCAGGTTTTCCTTTCTTCACTTGAGTTCCGTCGACAATGACATCAAAGAACTGACGAAGTTTTAAAGGATCCAGGACGAAATCAACATTTCCCGGAGGAGCAGAAGTTCCAAGCGCAATTTTGATTCGATACTTTTTAAGAAGTTCCAGAAAATCAATCAGACCAGTGTGGGCCTTCATGACCGGAGCATAGAGCTCCTTGTACATCCCCTCTTTTTCATCAGCATATCTTTTCATCTCTTCCTGAGAAGGATTAGCAAAGATCATTGGAAATAAATCTGCATTGGTTTTGCCATTGAACTTATCGCGATAGATTTGTTCATTAAGTTCGAACTTATACTTTTTCGCAAAATGCATCCAGGCCTTGAAGTGGTACTCATGATTGTCCACGACCACGCCATCCATATCAAAAATAACACCTTTAATTTTCATGCAGGCATCTTATCTCTTTTCAGAGACTTAAGGAAGGACTCAAGAAAAACCATCGAATCTCCGACAAGAACACTATGATTAAAATGATAACAGTTGTTACTCTCATGTCTTTGAGTTCAACCCTCCTGGCAGAATCCTGCTGGCCTTTGTACCAAAATAAGGCGGATGAGATCGAAAAAAAAGATGGGTATGACACTTATGTCGGCGGACAACTCTTCGTCGTGCATGGGCAGCTAGGCTACGATCCAGGTATTAAAGTTCCGGCCAGAATTGATAACTGGGCCCGTGATTTTGTGGACGCCATTAAATGGGGTCCCTATTCTATTTCATTTAGTTCGGAAGACCCTCGAGAAGAATGGTTAAAAACTCTCTACAAATCCATCAATAAGGAATGTCCAAATTCTTCTGAAAAGGAGTATGAATCTCTTCGTGCCATGATGAAGGAATTAATGGACGACGGTTCACTCTGTCCTCAGAATAAAATTTTCGAACCGAAGTTTTTAGGTGGGAAGAAAGATTTCAAAAAAGTCCTCTCTGAAGCGGTAAAAGACCAAAGATTCCCTCAGTATTGTAACCATCAGGCCGTAGCAAATGATGGCCGAGAATCTGTCGACAAAGCTGGAAGAAGTCCTTCCGTCATTGAAAGGACTCCCCTTAGAAACAGAGCAACTAAACAATAGTTCTAATAGAATGTGATCTTTGTTCTGCGATAACTCACATGTTCTGACTCACAAAAAGCCGTCATGTCCACCCGGGCCTTTGCAAAAAGCCCACCAGTAGAATTATAACAATTCGCCCAACATACACTCAGGTGATAACGAGTAACATCGCACTTAATGCCTGGATACTGAGACGCAAACAAAGATAATTTTTCATCACACATCGCCCTCGACTGAGCAAACGTTCGTTCAATTTCACCAATGGTACAACGATCAGTTCCGGGGAAGTTTTGGGCGAAGGCCATGGTACTAGATAAAGCAATGCATGAGAGTAGAAATTTCATAAAAACTCCTGTTGGGGTTAAAGCATAACAAGGCTAGCAGAGGCATGAGGAGTTGTTCATCTTAAGATTAAAGTAACGCGCCCTAGAATAAGTAAAATTGAGTAGCATTTGAGACGTATTCATTTGAAAATTATTGAATGATGCCTGATCTCAAAAAATATAAAAACCTGATTTCATTTTATGGATGGTTAACACTCCTCATCGGGCTGGGAATCACAGGCATGATTTCCTATTACATTTATTCAAAAAACTATCATGAAGATCAGATGCGTTTTGAATATGAGGCCGATGAAATTTGGAAGCGTATCCAATTTCGAATGGATCGGTATGAAGGCGCACTCATTCAGGCCCGCGCCTTTTTCTTAAGTTCTGATAATGTCTCGAGAACAGAGTTTCATCGATATTTCGAGAAGACCAAACTTACGGAAAGGTACCCAGGCATTCAGGCATTAGGACTTGCGGTTCGTATCAAGAAAGATGATCTGAAAAGTCATGTCAAAAATATTCGTAAAGAACTGCCGCACTATACTGTCTGGCCAGAAGATCATAGAAACGAATATTACTCCATTCTCTATATTGAACCAATGGATTGGAGGAATCAGCGTGCTATTGGATACGATATGTACAGCGAGCCCGTTCGCCATGAGGCCATGAAAAAGGCCATGCTCTCGGGGCTGCCTACGGTAAGTGGGATGGTGACATTGATTCAAGAGGCAGGTTCTCGTCAACAACCAGGTTTTAATCTCTACGTCCCTTATTACAAAGAAAATGTTCCCCTTAAAACTCCAACTGAAAGGGCCAATGCTCTTATCGGCTTCATCTATGCACCTTTTCGGGCCAATGATTTATTCACATCCATCTTATCAGAGAGCAAGCTCAACATTGATGTAGAGATTTTTGAAAATGGAGAAATGAAGGCCGAAAATCTCATTTTCGATTTTGACGGTAAACCGAACTTCATCCACTCTGAGAAGGTCAATAAGTTCCGAATCGTTAAACATGTGACGCTGAATGGCCACGATTTCATTCTCCATTTTGTGCCCTTGCCATCTTTTAGAACAACTTCTGATCTGGCCTATCCATCAATGGCCGCGATTATTGGACTTGTCATCTCATTCCTGATTTTCAGAATCTTCATGCTTACGAAGAAAACTCAAGATGTTCTTCAAGAGGCCATCAATGCCCGCGATGAATTCTTCTCAATTGCTTCCCATGAACTTAAAACACCTCTGACTTCCCTGAAACTTCAGGCGCAGTTGATGAAACGTACGTTAGATAAAAATCCTCCAAACTTCAGGGAGAAGATTTTTAATCTTTCAGATCAAAGTGAAAAGCAGACTCAGCGACTAGAGCGTTTAGTAGATGACATGTTGGACATCTCCCGCATTAGGACAGGTCGTTTAACGATTCAAACTGAGCGTTTTAATCTTTGTGATATGGTGACCGATGTTGTGGGCAGGATGAAAGAACAGTTCAGTGTGATCCCAGGTGGTGCGCCCCAAACAAATTACATTTCATGTGAGAATGCCGTCGGTGAATGGGACAAGATGAGACTCGAGCAAGTGGTCACCAATCTTCTGTCAAACGCCATTAAGTATGGAAGTGAAAAAGAGATCTCCATCGAAGTCCAGGCAACTAGCGACCGCGTCTATATCAAGGTAAAGGACAATGGAATAGGAATTCCTCTGGAATTCCGTAATAAAATTTTCGAACGTTTTGAACGTGCCAGCGGAACCGCCAAAAGCATTACTGGCCTTGGTCTTGGTCTCTACATCAGTGAGCAAATCGTACGCTCACATGGTGGACGTATTTGGGTCGAAAGTGAAGTCGGTAAAGGCTCTACCTTTACTGTTGAGCTTCCGACGATCGCTGGTTAACTTCCCCTATTTTAGGTTCGTGAACAGTTTCCAGCCCCTTCAATGCTGGTCCTTCTATCACATGGCCCAAACGATCGAATCGGCTTCCGTGACAAGGACAATCCCAAGTTCGCTCGCCCTCATTCCAATGCACAATACATCCCAAGTGAGGACAAACTGCAGAGCAGACGTGGAGATGTCCTTCCTCGTCTTTATTGATGGCATATCGTCTACCATCTTCATTAACGACCATGCCTTGATCAACGCCCAGATCTTTAATTTCTTCGCGGTGAAGATAATCTTCGGCGTATTTCTGAGCAACATTCATGTTCTCTTTAATGAATTTATAGGCCGATTTTAATGGGGTAATACGATTTGAGCGATAAAGCTCAGCATATGAATTTTGAATCCCAAGGATTTCATCCTTGATAATGAGTGCTGCAAGCGTTCCATAAACCAACCCGTCAGTAGAAAAACCTGTGGCCACAAAAGAGTTAGACCCCATTCTTCTACCGATGTAAGGAAGTAGATCCGCAGGTCGGTAGTGTTGTCCGCCCCATTCAAATTGATATTCTTCTAGGGCAAACATTTTCTGTCCAAACTCCTTCAAGTGTTCGATTCCTTCCAGGCTGCTCCCTTGTCCTACTTTATGAGGTTGTCCAATGATCAAAAGATGGTCCTTGTAGTGGCGAACAGAAAACTTTTTATCGACATCATATCGTCCCCAGAAGATTCCATCTTCAACAAGGGGTCTGGTCGTTTTACTGGCGACTCCATACTCTCGATAAGGACCAAGAACTGTTTGAAGAGCGGAAAAACCAATTGGAGTATGTGTGGCCTCAATTAAGTGCTTTGTAATCAAGGTACCTTGATCAGTGGTGAGAGAAAATAGATCTCCGTCCTTATCAATTTCAAGAACTCTACTTCCTTCATGGATGGAGCAACCTTGCTGAGAGAGAATTCGTGCCACTCCCAGAACGTAATCATACGGATTAAACTGCGCCTGATGATCTAATTTAAGACCCACTCTTCCTTTAAGAGGTCTTAAAAGCTCATGTCCTTTATCAAGCCACTCTACTTTGAGACCAAGCTCCATAGCATGGGCATATTCTTTTTCAATTTTTTTATCTACTTCCTCGGCCCCTGAAAACAAGACCCAAGGCACGCGTTTGAAATCACAATCAATCTTTAAAGTCTGTATGGTCTTTTCGATGAAATTGATTGCTTCTTCTCTACTTTGAAGAACTTTAAGGATGGTGTTGCTATCGTATTTAGAAAGCAGATCCTGAAATAAAACATCCATCGTGCAATAAAGGTTACCTGTACTGCGGCCGGTGTTACTTACACCTAGTTTATTGGCCTCAAGGAGCTTCACCTTTAATCCAGTCTGGGACAGAAGATAGGCGGCGGTGATTCCAGTAATACCTCCACCGATGATCGTCACATCAACTTCTTCATTTCCTTTAAAGGGAGCAAATTCAAATTCATTATTTGGAGAAAACCAGATTGATTGTGTTTCCATATAGCACCTCTTCTAAATCAAGAGTTTAGACTTAGTTCGAAACGTTATCCGAATGAATTTTCTCGTAAGCATCTCTGATGGCATTGCTCTTGCTAAATCATTGGGACTCTCATCAAAGGACTGAATATGAAACTGATTATCATGTTTTTATTATTACTCGGTGTCATGGTTTATGCTGCTGCACCTTCAGGGTCACAAGACAAATCTCAAATGCAACAGACCGAGCAACAAAAACAAGAAGAACACGACAGAATGGAAAAACTTAAATATCACACCAGAGAAGATGATCCAAAAGTTGAAGGCAAATATTACGATGACAATCATCCAGAAAGGTTAAAGTACCAGACTGATGAAGATAGTTCTAAAGAAGGTGAAATCTGATGAGCGATCTCCAGAGGAAATCTGCCCATGAGAAACGCGGCATGCACTTAATGGCCCGTTGTTCGTGCAGGCATCCTGATTGCAATTTAGATTTTTGCAGTTAACAACCTTAAACAAAGGAAATTGTATGGAAAACTCTAATCAAAACCAAAATCAAAACACTCAAAGACCAGGTCAACAAGGACAACAAGGTCAGAAAGATTTTAACAAAAACCAAAATCAATCTGGTCAGGGTCAACAAAATGTAAACCCAAATCAGAATCCTCGTAAGTAGGAACGTCATCTGGGCGCTCTTCGGAGCGCCCTATTTATTTGGGGCTATTTGACCAGAACAATTGTCCGCAAAACAAAATTTCAGTTGGTTAAACTCTGGCACCCAATCTGCTTGATAGAACCGAGAA
Encoded here:
- a CDS encoding NAD-dependent epimerase/dehydratase family protein — protein: MRKILIAGASGFIGRALIDRLLKSEDVEIVGLSRGVRESHHPRLQWKKCDLFSLKDITVAMEGCESAYYLVHSMLPSASLSQGTFYDFDLIMADNFIRAGRFHKLRHIVYLGGMIPEGEELSWHLRSRLEVETTLRESKIKTTVLRAGLIIGPNGSSFTILERLVERLPVMVCPTWTKTRSQPVSLQDVVTVLHKCLVDEKVQGQIYDVAGPELLTYQDLIVRTAKIIRKSTKVFTLNIIPLVLSRFWVTLVTRVPKNLVYPLVLSLRHEMLPNPMQSWPYKEDLQTSLDEALKSALVTSNKGDFKGYRPVEKDVRSIQRLVLPPGRNAEWVASEYFSWLPTFFSTLIKVQLEGDRCTFYFFDPSIKILILERSHERSSSDRQLLYVVGGLLSGIQDRGRLEFREVLNRRYVMAALHEFRPALPWYIYRYSQAIVHLMVMHAFSEYLKWHVISGKKVEA
- a CDS encoding FAD-dependent oxidoreductase yields the protein METQSIWFSPNNEFEFAPFKGNEEVDVTIIGGGITGITAAYLLSQTGLKVKLLEANKLGVSNTGRSTGNLYCTMDVLFQDLLSKYDSNTILKVLQSREEAINFIEKTIQTLKIDCDFKRVPWVLFSGAEEVDKKIEKEYAHAMELGLKVEWLDKGHELLRPLKGRVGLKLDHQAQFNPYDYVLGVARILSQQGCSIHEGSRVLEIDKDGDLFSLTTDQGTLITKHLIEATHTPIGFSALQTVLGPYREYGVASKTTRPLVEDGIFWGRYDVDKKFSVRHYKDHLLIIGQPHKVGQGSSLEGIEHLKEFGQKMFALEEYQFEWGGQHYRPADLLPYIGRRMGSNSFVATGFSTDGLVYGTLAALIIKDEILGIQNSYAELYRSNRITPLKSAYKFIKENMNVAQKYAEDYLHREEIKDLGVDQGMVVNEDGRRYAINKDEEGHLHVCSAVCPHLGCIVHWNEGERTWDCPCHGSRFDRLGHVIEGPALKGLETVHEPKIGEVNQRSSEAQQ
- a CDS encoding CHASE domain-containing sensor histidine kinase, whose product is MMPDLKKYKNLISFYGWLTLLIGLGITGMISYYIYSKNYHEDQMRFEYEADEIWKRIQFRMDRYEGALIQARAFFLSSDNVSRTEFHRYFEKTKLTERYPGIQALGLAVRIKKDDLKSHVKNIRKELPHYTVWPEDHRNEYYSILYIEPMDWRNQRAIGYDMYSEPVRHEAMKKAMLSGLPTVSGMVTLIQEAGSRQQPGFNLYVPYYKENVPLKTPTERANALIGFIYAPFRANDLFTSILSESKLNIDVEIFENGEMKAENLIFDFDGKPNFIHSEKVNKFRIVKHVTLNGHDFILHFVPLPSFRTTSDLAYPSMAAIIGLVISFLIFRIFMLTKKTQDVLQEAINARDEFFSIASHELKTPLTSLKLQAQLMKRTLDKNPPNFREKIFNLSDQSEKQTQRLERLVDDMLDISRIRTGRLTIQTERFNLCDMVTDVVGRMKEQFSVIPGGAPQTNYISCENAVGEWDKMRLEQVVTNLLSNAIKYGSEKEISIEVQATSDRVYIKVKDNGIGIPLEFRNKIFERFERASGTAKSITGLGLGLYISEQIVRSHGGRIWVESEVGKGSTFTVELPTIAG
- a CDS encoding HAD family hydrolase codes for the protein MKIKGVIFDMDGVVVDNHEYHFKAWMHFAKKYKFELNEQIYRDKFNGKTNADLFPMIFANPSQEEMKRYADEKEGMYKELYAPVMKAHTGLIDFLELLKKYRIKIALGTSAPPGNVDFVLDPLKLRQFFDVIVDGTQVKKGKPDPEVYQLCCAKLGLEAKECVVFEDSLAGLESGERAGCTIVGVATSHEAYELEGKTSLIIHDFTEAKKLLGL